A genomic stretch from Bacillus sp. E(2018) includes:
- a CDS encoding YslB family protein, protein MFKQKTKDENTPVEQLSVSAFGYEILRSDLLPELLGKQERNILYWAGRHLARKYPLHTMEEVHAFFVEAGWGTLEMIEASKTEMNFSLNSQLIMQRMENFNHQTFSLEAGFLAEQVQLQKKCTTEALESTKRNKVFITVQWDKKDTIE, encoded by the coding sequence ATGTTTAAACAAAAGACAAAGGATGAAAACACCCCTGTAGAACAGCTTTCTGTTTCAGCTTTTGGGTATGAGATCCTTCGAAGCGATTTGTTGCCTGAACTTCTTGGCAAACAAGAACGAAATATTCTCTATTGGGCAGGAAGACACTTGGCTAGAAAATATCCTTTACATACGATGGAAGAAGTTCACGCTTTTTTTGTTGAAGCAGGCTGGGGCACTCTTGAAATGATCGAAGCTTCGAAAACAGAGATGAATTTCTCTTTAAACTCTCAACTGATCATGCAACGAATGGAAAACTTCAATCATCAAACGTTCAGTCTAGAAGCAGGCTTCCTCGCTGAACAAGTTCAGCTGCAAAAAAAATGCACAACAGAAGCTTTAGAATCTACAAAACGAAACAAAGTTTTTATTACTGTTCAATGGGACAAAAAAGATACGATTGAATAA
- a CDS encoding succinate dehydrogenase cytochrome b558 subunit: MAGSRDFINRRIHSLLGVIPIGIFLVQHLVVNHFATRDAEAFNKAAHFMESLPFRIFLETFVIYLPILFHAVYGLYITFQAKNNVTRYGYFRNMMFLVQRVTGVITLVFIAWHVWETRVQAAFGQEVNFDMMADILSSPFMVVFYLVGVLSAVFHFANGLWSFFVSWGLTVSPRSQKISTYVTMGVFVALAIVSVRTIFAFI, encoded by the coding sequence ATGGCTGGCAGTAGAGATTTTATTAACAGAAGGATTCATTCATTATTAGGAGTAATTCCGATCGGGATTTTTCTCGTGCAGCATTTAGTTGTAAACCATTTTGCAACGAGGGATGCTGAAGCTTTTAACAAAGCAGCGCATTTTATGGAAAGTTTACCTTTTCGTATTTTCCTAGAAACGTTTGTCATCTACTTACCGATTTTGTTTCATGCCGTGTATGGACTTTACATTACGTTCCAAGCAAAAAACAACGTTACTCGCTATGGCTATTTCCGCAATATGATGTTCCTTGTTCAGCGTGTAACAGGCGTTATTACTCTAGTTTTTATCGCTTGGCATGTATGGGAAACACGTGTACAAGCTGCGTTCGGACAAGAAGTAAACTTTGATATGATGGCAGATATCTTAAGCTCTCCATTTATGGTTGTCTTCTATCTTGTTGGTGTTTTATCAGCAGTATTCCATTTTGCTAACGGATTATGGTCATTCTTTGTCAGCTGGGGCCTTACAGTTTCGCCTCGTTCACAGAAAATTTCAACATACGTAACAATGGGTGTATTTGTAGCACTTGCTATTGTTAGCGTAAGAACAATCTTTGCATTCATTTAA
- the sdhA gene encoding succinate dehydrogenase flavoprotein subunit gives MSNQKIIVVGGGLAGLMATIKAAEAGVNVDLFSVVPVKRSHSVCAQGGINGAVNTKGEGDSPWEHFDDSVYGGDFLANQPPVKAMCDAAPGIIHLMDRMGVMFNRTPEGLLDFRRFGGTQHHRTAFAGATTGQQLLYALDEQVRRHEVAGLVTKYEGWEFLSAIIDDEGQCRGITAQNLKTMEIVSFPADAVIMATGGPGIIFGKSTNSVINTGGAASALYQQGVYYANGEFIQIHPTAIPGDDKLRLMSESARGEGGRVWTYKDGKPWYFLEEKYPAYGNLVPRDIATREIFHVCVDLKLGINGENMVYLDLSHKDPKELDIKLGGIIEIYEKFMGDDPRKVPMKIFPAVHYSMGGMWVDYDQMTNIPGLFAAGECEYQYHGANRLGANSLLSAIFGGMEAGPSAVRYIRGLEKTVEDVPSTVFDNQVKKDQEVYNNILSMDGTENAYVIHKELGEWMTDNVTVVRYNDKLKQTDEKIQELMQRYKNININDTSKWSNQGASFTRQLWHMLQLARVITLGALNRDESRGAHYKPDFPERNDEQWLKTTKAKFNPTTNGPEFEYEEVDVSLIQPRKRDYSKKKAGV, from the coding sequence TTGAGTAATCAGAAAATAATTGTTGTTGGTGGAGGTCTCGCCGGTTTAATGGCTACGATCAAAGCAGCTGAAGCTGGTGTAAACGTTGACCTCTTTTCAGTTGTTCCAGTAAAACGTTCGCATTCTGTTTGTGCTCAAGGTGGCATAAACGGTGCTGTAAATACGAAAGGTGAAGGAGATTCACCGTGGGAGCATTTTGATGACTCTGTATACGGTGGCGACTTCTTAGCAAACCAACCTCCAGTTAAAGCAATGTGTGATGCGGCACCAGGAATCATTCATTTAATGGACCGTATGGGGGTAATGTTTAACAGAACGCCTGAAGGATTACTTGACTTCCGTCGTTTCGGTGGAACTCAGCATCATCGTACTGCATTTGCAGGTGCTACAACGGGTCAGCAGTTATTGTACGCGTTGGATGAGCAAGTTCGCCGCCACGAGGTAGCAGGTCTTGTCACGAAATATGAAGGATGGGAATTCTTATCTGCCATTATTGATGACGAAGGACAATGTCGAGGAATTACAGCTCAAAACTTGAAAACGATGGAAATCGTAAGTTTCCCTGCAGATGCTGTTATTATGGCGACTGGTGGCCCTGGAATCATTTTCGGTAAATCGACGAACTCTGTTATTAACACAGGTGGAGCAGCATCTGCTCTTTATCAGCAAGGTGTTTATTATGCGAACGGTGAGTTCATCCAAATTCACCCGACTGCCATTCCTGGTGATGACAAGCTTCGTTTAATGAGTGAATCAGCACGTGGTGAAGGTGGGCGTGTTTGGACATATAAAGACGGAAAGCCTTGGTACTTCCTAGAAGAGAAGTATCCAGCATACGGTAACCTTGTTCCTCGTGACATCGCTACACGTGAAATCTTCCACGTGTGTGTTGATCTGAAGCTAGGAATCAATGGTGAGAACATGGTATACCTAGATCTTTCACACAAAGATCCTAAAGAGCTTGATATTAAGCTTGGTGGAATCATTGAAATCTACGAGAAGTTTATGGGAGATGACCCACGTAAAGTTCCTATGAAAATCTTCCCTGCTGTTCACTATTCTATGGGTGGAATGTGGGTTGATTATGATCAGATGACGAACATTCCAGGTCTTTTTGCAGCCGGTGAGTGTGAATATCAGTATCATGGTGCTAATAGATTAGGAGCTAACTCGCTGCTTTCAGCTATTTTTGGCGGCATGGAAGCTGGTCCGTCGGCTGTTAGATACATTAGAGGATTAGAAAAAACAGTTGAGGATGTACCTTCGACTGTGTTTGATAACCAAGTGAAAAAAGACCAAGAAGTATACAATAACATTCTTTCCATGGATGGAACCGAGAATGCTTATGTGATCCATAAAGAACTAGGAGAATGGATGACAGACAACGTAACGGTTGTAAGATACAACGATAAGTTAAAACAAACGGATGAAAAGATTCAAGAATTGATGCAGCGTTATAAAAACATCAATATAAATGATACTTCCAAGTGGAGTAATCAAGGTGCATCATTTACTCGTCAGCTTTGGCACATGCTTCAGCTAGCTCGTGTTATTACGCTTGGTGCATTGAATCGTGATGAAAGCCGTGGTGCGCATTACAAGCCAGATTTTCCTGAACGTAATGATGAGCAATGGTTAAAAACAACAAAAGCGAAATTCAATCCAACAACGAACGGACCAGAATTCGAGTATGAAGAAGTAGATGTTTCGCTTATCCAGCCACGTAAACGTGACTATTCTAAGAAGAAGGCAGGGGTGTAA
- the sdhB gene encoding succinate dehydrogenase iron-sulfur subunit has translation MSTKMVKFIISRQDNPETAPYLEEFEIPHRPNMNVISALMEIRRNPVNAKGEATTPVTWEMGCLEEVCGACSMVINGKPRQSCTALVDQLEQPIRLEPMKTFPVVRDLAIDRSRMFDALKRVKAWIPIDGTYDLGPGPRMPETKRQWAYELSKCMTCGVCLEACPNVNTNSDFIGPAPLSQVRLFNAHPTGEMNKEERLNAIMDDGGLAECGNSQNCVQSCPKGIPLTTSIAALNRDTSFQAFKNFFGSDR, from the coding sequence ATGAGCACAAAAATGGTGAAATTCATCATCTCAAGACAGGATAACCCAGAAACTGCCCCATATTTAGAAGAGTTTGAGATTCCTCATCGTCCAAACATGAACGTAATATCTGCTCTTATGGAAATTCGTAGAAACCCTGTTAACGCAAAAGGGGAAGCTACGACTCCCGTTACTTGGGAGATGGGTTGTTTAGAAGAAGTTTGTGGTGCATGTTCAATGGTAATCAACGGAAAGCCAAGACAATCTTGTACGGCTCTTGTTGATCAATTAGAACAGCCGATTCGTCTTGAACCAATGAAAACATTCCCGGTTGTCCGTGATTTGGCGATCGATAGAAGTAGAATGTTTGATGCACTTAAACGAGTTAAAGCTTGGATTCCGATCGATGGTACGTATGATCTTGGACCAGGTCCTCGTATGCCTGAAACAAAGCGTCAATGGGCATATGAACTTTCAAAATGTATGACTTGCGGTGTTTGTTTAGAAGCGTGCCCGAACGTAAATACAAATTCAGACTTTATCGGACCAGCACCTTTATCTCAAGTTCGTCTATTTAACGCTCATCCAACTGGTGAGATGAATAAGGAAGAACGTTTAAACGCGATCATGGATGACGGTGGGCTTGCAGAGTGCGGTAACTCGCAAAACTGTGTACAGTCTTGTCCGAAAGGTATTCCTTTAACAACATCAATCGCTGCACTTAACCGTGATACAAGCTTCCAAGCTTTCAAGAACTTCTTTGGCAGTGATCGTTAA
- a CDS encoding thioesterase family protein, with product MARQDYISNMDEWKKGFSFFHELQVRFGEIDGFGHVNNTNIFTYMEESRIAMFKELGLMTDWGAPDSEEIPVVADLQCDYLAQIMYDEKLKVYVKINEVGSSSIDIHYLGINEKKIPVFTGRGAIVQISRRNGRPVKWNEELKNQLNNFSKEARV from the coding sequence TTGGCTAGGCAAGATTACATATCAAATATGGATGAGTGGAAAAAAGGTTTTTCATTTTTTCACGAGTTGCAAGTACGTTTTGGTGAAATTGATGGATTCGGCCACGTGAACAATACGAACATCTTTACTTATATGGAAGAATCACGAATCGCAATGTTTAAGGAACTGGGTTTGATGACTGACTGGGGTGCTCCAGATTCAGAAGAGATTCCGGTAGTGGCAGATCTTCAATGTGATTATTTGGCACAGATCATGTACGACGAAAAATTAAAAGTGTATGTGAAGATAAATGAAGTAGGTTCATCTTCAATAGACATCCATTACTTAGGCATAAATGAGAAGAAGATTCCTGTATTTACAGGGAGAGGCGCTATCGTTCAGATTTCTAGACGTAATGGACGTCCCGTAAAGTGGAATGAAGAGTTAAAAAATCAGCTAAATAATTTTTCTAAAGAAGCCCGAGTATGA
- a CDS encoding response regulator transcription factor — MKDKHYRPKPLLTKREREVFELLVQDKTTKEIAEQLFISEKTVRNHISNTMQKLGVKGRSQAVVELLRLGELEI; from the coding sequence TTGAAAGATAAACACTACCGACCGAAGCCTCTACTTACAAAAAGAGAGAGAGAAGTTTTCGAACTACTAGTTCAAGATAAGACCACAAAAGAAATTGCGGAACAATTATTCATTAGTGAGAAAACAGTTCGTAACCATATTTCAAATACCATGCAAAAGCTTGGGGTTAAAGGACGCTCTCAAGCCGTTGTAGAGTTATTGAGGCTTGGAGAACTCGAGATTTAG
- a CDS encoding PRD domain-containing protein — protein MKKVKKFMNKSLKVKKVLNNNVVIAINTSNEERIVIGKGIGFGKKPGEEIFPKQVDKLFVLKDENEQEQYKTLLDSIDEKIVELINDVIVHIRTRFENELNEHIHVALTDHITFAIKRLEQSMDIKNPFLTETQTLYPKEYTVAEEAIEIINKSLGIHLPEGEIGFVALHIHSAITNKSVTDIKKHSELINTLMQMIQHSLDLSIDTKSINYLRLVRHLRHAIERISMGDIMEEQEKLAKVLKEEYPLCYNLAWKLIKVMQNTLQKPVPHAEAVYLTMHLQRLSRYDNEDK, from the coding sequence ATGAAAAAGGTGAAAAAATTCATGAACAAAAGCCTGAAAGTGAAAAAAGTTCTTAATAATAATGTGGTTATTGCTATTAATACCTCCAATGAAGAAAGAATTGTTATTGGCAAAGGGATCGGCTTCGGTAAGAAACCTGGTGAAGAGATCTTTCCTAAGCAAGTGGACAAGTTATTTGTATTGAAAGATGAAAACGAGCAAGAACAATATAAAACCTTATTAGATTCGATAGATGAAAAGATAGTAGAATTGATCAATGATGTAATTGTTCACATACGAACTCGTTTTGAGAATGAGTTAAACGAACATATACATGTCGCGTTAACCGACCATATTACATTTGCGATCAAACGATTAGAACAGAGTATGGATATCAAAAATCCATTCCTAACTGAAACACAAACACTCTATCCAAAAGAATATACAGTGGCTGAAGAGGCGATAGAAATCATCAATAAGTCGCTGGGCATTCATCTTCCTGAAGGTGAGATTGGTTTTGTGGCATTACATATTCATAGCGCCATAACCAATAAAAGTGTAACTGATATAAAGAAGCACTCAGAGCTCATCAACACTTTAATGCAGATGATTCAACATTCACTAGACCTATCTATTGATACGAAAAGCATCAATTATTTACGTCTTGTACGTCACTTAAGGCATGCGATAGAACGTATCTCTATGGGCGATATCATGGAAGAACAAGAAAAGTTAGCAAAAGTGTTGAAAGAAGAATATCCTTTATGCTACAATTTGGCGTGGAAGTTGATTAAGGTTATGCAAAACACCTTACAAAAACCCGTGCCGCATGCAGAAGCAGTATATTTGACAATGCATTTGCAAAGGCTTTCGCGTTATGACAATGAAGACAAATGA
- the ptsG gene encoding glucose-specific PTS transporter subunit IIBC, with translation MWKKLFGVLQRVGKALMLPVAILPAAGLLLAFGNAFKNPALIERIPALDAAWFQLVADVMEKSGDIVFANLSLLFAVGVAVGLAGGEGVAGLAAIIGYLIMNVTMSVIEGVTPDMIGKDPSFANVLGIPTLQTGVFGGIIVGILASYLYKRFYNIELPQYLGFFAGKRFVPIITAVSALALGIVMTFIWPPVQHGLNTFSESMINSNLTVAAFIFGVIERSLIPFGLHHIFYSPFWFEFGSYKSAAEGLVRGDQAIFFAQLKDNVELTAGTFMTGKYPFMMFGLPAAALAMYHEARPEQKKIVAGIMGSAALTSFLTGITEPLEFTFLFIAPVLFGIHAIFAGLSFMVMHLLNVKIGMTFSGGVIDYLLYGVLPNRTDWWLVIPVGLALAVIYYFGFRFAIRKWNLKTPGREIVDDEVETNVGPSNKDSLAANILEGLGGESNISNLDACITRLRVSVNDPKEVDKDRLKKLGASGVLEMGNNIQAIFGTRSDTIKSEIQDIISGKTVAKPKNAEKTPEQGKVVETNDKGATPTSSISTDDDRFVSPIKGKILPITEVPDQVFSGKMMGDGFAIEPAEGLVVSPVNGKIMNIFPTKHAIGIESDSGKEILIHFGIDTVKLKGEGFESFVSEGDRVKIGQKILKVDLNFVKENAPSVITPIVFTNLSDETVSVEKTGTVAIEEENIITFKK, from the coding sequence ATGTGGAAAAAACTTTTTGGTGTTCTTCAACGCGTAGGTAAAGCGCTAATGCTGCCGGTTGCTATTTTGCCTGCTGCAGGTCTATTGCTTGCCTTTGGTAATGCGTTCAAAAACCCAGCGTTAATTGAAAGAATACCTGCATTAGATGCAGCATGGTTCCAACTTGTTGCAGACGTAATGGAGAAATCGGGAGACATTGTTTTTGCTAATCTATCGTTACTGTTTGCCGTAGGTGTTGCCGTAGGTCTTGCAGGCGGTGAAGGGGTAGCAGGATTAGCTGCTATTATCGGTTACTTGATCATGAACGTAACCATGAGCGTTATTGAAGGGGTAACACCTGATATGATCGGAAAAGATCCTTCTTTTGCGAACGTACTAGGTATCCCAACACTTCAGACAGGTGTGTTTGGAGGTATCATCGTCGGTATCTTAGCCTCCTATCTTTATAAGAGGTTCTATAACATCGAACTTCCTCAATACTTAGGGTTCTTTGCTGGAAAACGTTTTGTACCGATTATTACAGCAGTATCTGCTTTGGCACTGGGTATTGTAATGACGTTCATCTGGCCACCTGTTCAGCATGGACTTAATACGTTCTCTGAAAGCATGATTAATTCGAACTTGACGGTCGCAGCGTTTATCTTTGGTGTGATCGAACGTTCATTGATTCCTTTTGGACTTCATCACATTTTCTACTCGCCGTTCTGGTTTGAGTTCGGCTCTTATAAATCTGCAGCAGAAGGACTCGTTCGTGGTGACCAAGCGATCTTCTTTGCACAATTAAAAGATAACGTTGAACTAACAGCAGGTACTTTTATGACTGGTAAGTACCCATTCATGATGTTTGGACTTCCAGCTGCAGCATTAGCGATGTATCATGAAGCGCGACCTGAACAAAAGAAAATCGTTGCGGGTATCATGGGTTCTGCTGCGTTGACTTCTTTCTTAACGGGAATTACGGAACCACTTGAGTTCACATTCTTATTTATTGCTCCAGTATTATTTGGAATTCATGCTATTTTCGCAGGTCTTTCTTTTATGGTTATGCACTTGTTAAATGTTAAAATAGGTATGACTTTCTCTGGTGGTGTAATTGACTACTTATTGTACGGAGTGCTTCCTAACCGTACTGATTGGTGGCTTGTAATTCCTGTAGGTCTTGCACTTGCAGTAATCTATTACTTTGGTTTCCGTTTTGCGATTCGTAAATGGAATCTTAAGACACCAGGACGAGAAATCGTGGATGATGAAGTTGAAACGAATGTTGGACCGTCCAATAAAGATTCACTAGCAGCGAATATTTTAGAGGGATTAGGCGGAGAGTCCAATATCTCTAACCTTGACGCTTGTATCACTCGATTAAGAGTTTCTGTTAATGATCCGAAGGAAGTAGACAAGGATCGATTGAAAAAACTCGGAGCATCTGGAGTTCTTGAGATGGGTAATAACATTCAAGCGATCTTTGGAACTCGATCAGATACGATTAAGAGTGAAATTCAAGATATTATCAGTGGTAAGACTGTAGCAAAACCAAAGAACGCTGAGAAAACTCCTGAACAAGGAAAAGTTGTGGAAACAAACGATAAAGGTGCTACACCAACTTCATCGATCTCTACTGATGATGATCGTTTTGTTTCTCCGATTAAAGGGAAAATACTTCCGATCACAGAAGTTCCTGACCAAGTTTTCTCAGGTAAAATGATGGGTGATGGATTTGCGATCGAACCAGCAGAAGGTTTGGTGGTTTCACCTGTTAATGGTAAGATAATGAATATCTTCCCGACAAAACATGCCATAGGTATTGAGTCAGATTCAGGTAAAGAAATCCTTATTCACTTTGGTATCGATACAGTGAAGCTTAAAGGTGAAGGTTTTGAGAGCTTTGTTTCTGAAGGCGACAGAGTTAAGATCGGTCAAAAGATTTTAAAGGTTGACTTGAACTTTGTTAAGGAGAATGCACCATCCGTAATCACACCGATTGTTTTCACGAATCTATCGGATGAAACAGTTTCCGTCGAAAAAACAGGAACTGTGGCTATAGAGGAAGAAAATATTATTACATTCAAAAAATAA
- a CDS encoding phosphocarrier protein HPr gives MAEKTFKVTSESGIHARPATTLVNQAGQFSSDITLDYNGKSVNLKSIMGVMSLGIQQGSSIVIKAEGSDADEAIAALENVMKKEGLGE, from the coding sequence ATGGCAGAAAAAACATTCAAAGTAACTAGTGAATCAGGAATCCACGCACGTCCAGCAACAACTTTAGTTAACCAAGCAGGTCAGTTCAGCTCAGATATTACACTTGATTACAACGGAAAAAGCGTTAACTTAAAATCAATCATGGGCGTAATGAGCCTTGGAATTCAACAAGGATCTTCAATCGTGATCAAAGCAGAAGGTTCAGATGCAGATGAAGCAATTGCAGCATTAGAAAATGTAATGAAAAAGGAAGGGCTTGGTGAGTAA
- the ptsP gene encoding phosphoenolpyruvate--protein phosphotransferase, which yields MSEKISGIAASAGIAIAKAFVLQNPELTIERKSISDSASEIERFEAALNVSKEELSVIKEKANKELGEDKAAIFAAHLLVLSDPELVDAVKQKIENEKVNAEVAMDDVSSMFINMFESMDNEYMKERAADIRDVSKRVLAHLLNVTFTTPASITEEVVILAEDLTPSDTAQLNRNFVKGFATDIGGRTSHSAIMSRSMEIPAVVGTKTITENVENGVMVIIDGLDGLVIVNPTEDEIATYEEKQKQYQKQKAEWAKLVNEKTFSSDSVQVELAANIGTPADVKGVLENGAEGVGLYRTEFLYMGRDQLPTEEEQFKAYSEVLQKMEGKPVVIRTLDIGGDKELPYLNLPKELNPFLGFRAIRLCLEEQDIFRTQLRALLRASQYGNLKIMFPMIATLGEFRAAKAILLEEKEKLVSEGIEVSESIEVGIMVEIPSTAVMADTFAKEVDFFSIGTNDLIQYTMAADRMNEQVSYLYQPYNPAILRLVKMVIDAAHKEGKWAGMCGEMAGDPIAIPILLGLGLDEFSMSATSVLPARSQILGLSKEKISAHMDEILQMETMEDVVKFAEENF from the coding sequence ATGTCTGAAAAAATTTCAGGTATTGCAGCATCAGCCGGCATCGCAATCGCAAAAGCGTTTGTTCTTCAAAACCCTGAATTAACGATCGAAAGAAAATCGATTTCAGATTCTGCGAGTGAGATCGAGCGTTTTGAAGCAGCGCTAAACGTTTCTAAAGAGGAACTTTCTGTAATTAAAGAAAAAGCGAACAAAGAGTTAGGTGAAGATAAGGCAGCGATTTTTGCTGCCCATCTTCTTGTATTGAGCGATCCAGAACTAGTTGATGCTGTAAAACAAAAGATTGAGAATGAAAAGGTTAATGCAGAAGTAGCAATGGACGATGTTTCATCCATGTTCATCAATATGTTTGAATCCATGGATAACGAATACATGAAAGAGCGTGCTGCAGATATTCGTGACGTTTCAAAACGAGTTTTAGCTCATTTATTAAATGTAACGTTTACAACACCTGCAAGCATCACTGAAGAAGTTGTTATCTTAGCAGAAGATTTAACTCCTTCTGACACCGCTCAATTAAACCGTAACTTTGTTAAAGGATTTGCAACAGACATTGGTGGGAGAACTTCTCACTCAGCAATCATGTCTCGTTCGATGGAAATTCCTGCAGTAGTGGGAACGAAGACGATTACGGAAAACGTTGAGAACGGTGTGATGGTAATCATTGACGGTTTGGATGGACTAGTAATCGTGAATCCAACAGAAGATGAAATCGCAACATATGAAGAGAAACAAAAACAATATCAAAAGCAGAAAGCGGAATGGGCAAAGCTAGTGAATGAAAAAACATTCTCAAGCGATTCTGTTCAAGTTGAGCTTGCGGCTAATATTGGAACACCAGCTGATGTAAAAGGTGTACTTGAGAACGGTGCAGAAGGCGTTGGTTTATACCGTACAGAGTTCCTTTACATGGGCCGTGATCAACTTCCTACTGAAGAAGAGCAGTTCAAGGCATATAGTGAAGTGCTTCAAAAGATGGAAGGTAAACCAGTAGTCATCCGTACACTCGATATTGGTGGAGATAAGGAACTTCCTTATTTAAATCTTCCGAAAGAGTTAAATCCGTTCTTAGGATTCCGAGCGATTCGTCTTTGTTTAGAAGAGCAAGACATTTTCCGCACGCAACTTAGAGCACTTCTTCGCGCAAGCCAATATGGAAACTTGAAGATCATGTTCCCGATGATTGCAACACTTGGAGAATTTCGTGCTGCTAAAGCTATATTATTAGAGGAAAAAGAAAAGCTCGTTTCTGAGGGAATTGAAGTTTCAGAATCCATTGAAGTAGGTATCATGGTGGAAATTCCATCAACAGCCGTAATGGCAGATACTTTTGCTAAAGAAGTTGATTTCTTCAGCATCGGTACTAACGATTTGATTCAATATACGATGGCTGCAGATCGTATGAACGAACAAGTTTCTTACTTGTATCAGCCTTACAATCCAGCAATCTTAAGATTAGTAAAAATGGTTATCGATGCAGCACATAAAGAAGGCAAATGGGCTGGTATGTGTGGAGAGATGGCAGGCGATCCGATCGCAATTCCAATTCTTCTTGGCCTTGGTCTAGATGAATTCTCAATGAGTGCTACATCTGTACTTCCAGCTCGTAGTCAGATTCTCGGTCTGTCTAAAGAAAAGATCAGTGCACACATGGATGAAATTCTACAAATGGAAACAATGGAAGACGTTGTGAAGTTTGCAGAAGAAAATTTCTAA
- the racE gene encoding glutamate racemase, protein MNRPIGVIDSGVGGLTVAREIMKQLPKEEIIYLGDTKRCPYGPRPFEEVRTFTWEMIDYLLEQKIKMLVIACNTATAAVLEEAKRKLDIPVLGVIHPGARSALKATKNNHVGVIGTVGTINSGAYKQALTQIRNDVIVESLACPLFVPLVEQGKLSGEETLSAVSETLYPLKDVSIDTLILGCTHYPLLRPIIQQVMGEHITLICSGAETAREVSVILDHSGLLNTEDVKPVHRFLATAESNHFLQIANHWLDRKIEKVECIQL, encoded by the coding sequence TTGAATAGACCCATTGGAGTCATTGATTCAGGAGTGGGAGGTTTAACGGTAGCAAGAGAGATCATGAAGCAGCTACCGAAAGAAGAAATTATTTACTTAGGTGACACGAAAAGGTGTCCGTATGGTCCGAGGCCATTTGAAGAGGTTAGGACTTTTACATGGGAAATGATTGACTATCTTTTAGAACAGAAAATTAAGATGCTTGTTATAGCTTGTAATACGGCTACTGCAGCAGTATTAGAAGAAGCGAAGAGAAAGTTAGACATTCCGGTCTTAGGGGTTATCCATCCAGGTGCCCGTTCAGCTTTAAAAGCAACGAAAAATAATCACGTTGGTGTAATAGGTACAGTCGGAACGATCAATAGTGGTGCTTATAAACAGGCACTAACGCAGATTCGTAACGATGTAATCGTAGAGAGTTTAGCATGCCCGTTGTTCGTTCCACTTGTTGAACAGGGAAAGTTATCAGGTGAAGAGACATTAAGTGCCGTTTCAGAAACCTTATATCCGCTAAAGGATGTATCAATCGATACGTTAATTCTGGGATGCACTCATTATCCGCTATTAAGACCGATTATTCAGCAAGTGATGGGTGAACATATTACCCTAATCTGTTCAGGTGCAGAAACGGCGCGTGAAGTTTCTGTTATCCTCGACCATAGCGGGCTCTTAAATACAGAAGATGTTAAACCCGTTCATCGATTTTTAGCTACAGCAGAGAGTAATCATTTTCTGCAAATTGCTAACCACTGGCTAGACCGTAAGATTGAAAAAGTAGAATGTATTCAGTTGTAG